The nucleotide sequence ATCAGCATGTCATATTACCATTGAATAAATTATAGGAGAAATTGTTACCAATATAATCTAAAATCATGTATGTTTTTCTTCAGTTATCATATATGGCCTTAAGTATGGATGGTTCTGTAGATTAGATTAAAGTGGTGTAAATATACTATTTTACTAACTCTGATGCACCTACATATCTAAATATCTAGGTAGCAAATATGTTGACTGAAGAGTGTGTGTTGTTACTTGCTAGCTGTAAAGGAAGTTTGGATCTTTGTATCTTATGATGCATGCTGAAACGTGTTCGTTCACCGTATTAGAGTATATTATGATTGCAGCCACtaattcatttttctttttcttgcacAAAGCGGATGGCAACGGAGATGTAGAGTGTTAGGCATATTTTACATGTCTgtagataaaagaattcagagccAGAGATGATTGAGAGGTAtttcattatttattttgatataaaggagaagatgaagaaattgggTTCCAACCCTTGGGACAGCGTTAATTATCAGAAGAAGAGGGCCAACGGGAACTCCATGATTGAGTTAACAGATAATGCAGGCATGGTGAACATGCTAGAGGAACTTGATGCTTATaagaaaatcagtttgaatgttaaTTGGGGGAGAGCAACATAAACGAGAAGCCATGGGAGGCGAGCGTGGCGCGCGACCGACTTGGACGTTGGACGTGCCGCGAGCGACCTCCATCGGCTGAGCCGGTCAGAAGAAGCGGCGCTGCCCAGTTCAGCAGTGAGAAAAATAGCCAGGAAAAACCATTGACGTGGCATGCCAGCTGGACCCAACAATTGTGACCCACCAGTCAGAATGCTCAAAAAAATTAAACAGGGTAAACTGTGGCAACATTTTTGCTAAATGGGGTAAAATGGATGAAATCTTGCTAAATGGGATAATTAGTGTCAAAAATGTCAAAATAGGGGGTAAAAACCCGAATTCACTCAAGAAAGAACAACGGGCACCAGCTTCTACTACAACTGAACGGTGATGCCTCTAGCTCCCATGGCTGCCAGACGCTGGTCGACCGACTGGTCGCCGACCTCGGTGGCCCTCGCTGCCGCGCGGCGGGACACGTCGAACCGCTCGCCGTCTCCCCACAGCGCGTAGGCCTCCTCGCCGTGCGCCGCGTCGTCGCCGATCCTGAGCTGCTCGTCGGGCATCCGCAGCGGGATGACGAGGCCCACGGCGAGGATGATGCCGGTGGTGACCACGACGTTCCACACGACAACGAAGAGCGCCGCGGCCAGCTGCTTGCCCACCTGCTGGACGCCGCCGCCGTAGAAGGCGCCGCGCGTGCCGGGGACGTGGGTGTGCAGGGTGGTGAGCTCCGGGGTGGCGAGGAGCCCCGTGAGGACGCCGCCGAGGAGCCCGGCGACGGCGTGGGTGTGGAACACGGCGAGGGTGTCGTCCACCTTCTGGAGGAGGGCGGACCGCTTGTGGAGGACCATCATGGTGAACCACGGCACGCTGCCGGCGCAGATGCCCATCAGCACCGCCGCCCACGTGTGCACCAGCCCTGCAAGCCGCCATGCAAATGCAACACAAAGGACGAAGCACACTGAGCAAAACGCAAAATAAACTTGTGCAGTACAACACTAAAATTCTAGTGCAGTTTAGAGAATGTGGATTCGGAACCTGCGCCGGCGGTGATGCAGACGAGGCCCGTCATCATGCCCTGCACGGCGCCGATCACGGACGGCTTGCCGAAGAAGATGACGTCCAGGCAGGTCCACGTGAGCAGGCTCGCCGCGGCGCTGACGTTGGTGTTGAGCACCGCCATGGACGCGATGATGTTCGGGGCGTACGGCGCGCCGCCGTTGaacccggcccagcccagccacagCAGCCCGCCGCCGGCGATCATGAGCAGGATGTTGTTGGGCGCGAATCTCTCCCTGTCACTCTTCAGCCTCGGCCCCACCTGCCAGAAACGAACGCGGCGTATCACGGAAAATTCAGAAATGTCCACCACGACTGCCGGAAAGGCAAACCGGACCCGTGGTAACGTACCCAGTAGGCAGCGGTGAAGCCGGCGACGCCGGAGGAGACGTGGATGACGTAGCCGCCGGAGTAGTCGATGACGCCCCAGTGGTAGAGGAAGCCGCCGCCCCAGAGGCTGAAGGCGCAGACGGTGTAGGAGAGGAGGAGCCAGAGCGGCGTGAAGGCCATCCACGCCTTGATGTTCATGCGGCCCAGCAGCGCGCCGGCGAGCAGCACGAGCGTGATGGCGGCGAGCTGGAACTGGAACAGCACCAGCGTGGCCTCCGGGTAGTAGGGCTGCGTGGGGGCCACCTCGAGCGCGCCGCCCGCGCCGTAGTGCGCCGTGGCCGGGAAGGACGCGCGCGCCACGAGGAAGTCCCCCGTCAGCGCCGGGCCGGCCTTGCCCCAGAACGGGAGGAGGCGGTCGCCGAAGGCCATGCGGAAGGCGAGCAGCACCCAGACGATGAGCGTGGAGGCGTAGGCGTAGAGCGCCATGAAGGCCGAGTTGACGGCCCACTTCTTCTTGACGATGCTGCCGTAGAGCACCACCAGCCCCGGCATGGACTGGATGCCCACGAACGTCGCCGCCGTCAGCTGCCAGGCGTTGTCGCCCTTGTTCAGCCACTCCGGCACCGCCGGCAGGTCGGGCATGTACGCGCTCGGCAGAGGCGGGGCGGCCATTGTTTGGTCGATCACCCCCGACGGACTTACGTGCTGATCGATCGATACTGCGACGCGGCTCCTCGGCGATGCGCGCTTGGTACAAGTAGGCGGCGGCGGTTGGTGTGGGGAGGTAGAGTACGTACGTGAGCCCCATGAACCAGTGACTCGACCGTGGCATGTGTGGCGTGTCGACACCGGCAGCCCAAGTGGCACGTAGTCTTTTCTCATGTCCCGTGCGCCGTTTGGCTTCTCGGCTTCATTGGCATTTCCACCGATCTCATGGATCTTTGGGTTTCGATGAACATCTCACGTTGTCCCATCCCTTGTTTATAATGTAGGAGTACATACCAAAGTGTGTACTGCGCACGTACAAGAGCAGCCATTCGCGGCGACGGCAGCGGGACATGTGCACGATGTGCTCCCGCGAGCAGCGTCTCCTTGTACAGCTGCAGCATGTTCGTTATTTTCTACAGCTTGTAGGTTTGGATCTCGGTCATCGCAGTTTAGGCTCGGTTAACCACGGATCCAAGGATCTGAACAATGGTTTAAGTTTTCGGTACCAACGATATTTCGATCTCCTGGAATCGAAAAAAATGGAGTTCTCAAATATTATTGTTCCTTGCAAAATTCATTGAATTTAGACGAATTTAAGCAAATTTGGATCGAATTTGAATCCAGCCCGAATTTTCAACTAAAAGTTTAGTACTCGCCAAAATTTCAGCTGTCTAGAATTTGCGCTCTGATATGAAAACCTCAAATTTCAAGTTTTTTATAAGGGAAAATCACTTGCCACTTTATTACGAGCTTACGAGTATAACCTCAAATTTCAAGTTGACATGTGATGAAGGACGATCGTGGCATCGCAATCCGCATGAACAAGAGTATTTTTTTTGTAAGGTTGCGTGAGCAAGAGTTCGCCATTAGGTAGGGCCAACAACCAGGTGAATGATTTTTCACTTCTTCTCCTTACTTTGAGAGAAGAGAAGTCCATATtaccccctccccctctcctaaaAAAAACCTGTCTTAGGGTTCACTTTGCAATCATtaaatttgctttggttaaaatttcaTCTTGGAATTGTAAAAACGTTTCACAATGCATCCCCCACACAGATCGATTTGGTTTGACTCTGGTTTTTCAGCCATATTATCGATTTTCTCGTCTCTTTACTATGTACATTATCAAGTCATCTAGTCACGCACATGGTCTCCCGAGACGAAACATCTAGGGCCTCGTTTGAAGTTGGTGTAACTTTTTTGTGCCCATCGCTATTTAGTTCAAGTTTGAGCTTAATACCGCGGTCACACAAAGTTTACACTCATTCAAGTCAACCTCTAAAACTAGAACCATCACAGACaggtcatcatcaacatcatctctctctctctctctNNNNNNNNNNNNNNNNNNNNNNNNNNNNNNNNNNNNNNNNNNNNNNNNNNNNNNNNNNNNNNNNNNNNNNNNNNNNNNNNNNNNNNNNNNNNNNNNNNNNNNNNNNNNNNNNNNNNNNNNNNNNNNNNNNNNNNNNNNNNNNNNNNNNNNNNNNNNNNNNNNNNNNNNNNNNNNNNNNNNNGTCTTAGGGTTGATTTTGCAACCCTTAACTTTTATTTGTCTTTTGTGACACAAAACTTTTCTTTGGTTCATATTGCATCCCAAAACCGTAAAAGCAGTTCGCAATGCAACCCTCGCACGAGTCGATCTGCTTTGACTCCAGTTTtctgccacgtcatcaattttctcGTCTTTTTACCATGTTGACTGTCTAGTCAGCTAGTCATGCACAGGGTCTCCCGGCATGAAACATCTAAGTCCTCGTTTGGATGTGCCCGTCGATATTTAGTTCAAGTTTGAGCTACATACCGATGGCCGTACAAATTTTACGTCCATTCCAAACATTCCTTGAAACTAGAACCGAGATGGCTAGGTCGTCATCATATCTCTCTTTCAAAGAACTTCAGCTTGTGTTAACCGTCTAGCAAGCTAGTCATGTAAACTTTGCTTGTGCCCATCGTTATTTTAGCACTAACCCCGTAATAGCCTAAATATTTTAATGTCTATTAAAATTACTGAAATTCATATAATTTTGCTGATTTTGGTTGTTTCTCCGCTCTAAGAAAACTCTCCCCTTATCGACCGGTTTAACTACATTTTGGATGATTTTTAGTGGATAAATAGGCCTAGTACTAGAGTatataaaaaaaatcttatgagctgtgtgtgtgggggggggggagggggcgctcaTGGCCCAGATTGGCCCCCATGAAGCTCCACCACCACTCATAAGGCAACAAAAACTGGCCTAGCTCACGAGGATATATCGACAGCTGGGGCACTGAGGTAGCAACGTTGGGTTGCCTCACCGATAAATGGTTAAAGCAACCTGCACATAGTTTGAGAAAGGCAGCAACACGCGGATTATCGACTGATGCTACCCCTGTGACGCTCTGAGACCGTTGCGCCATGTGTTTTCCAGTTATTCGCTGATGTtaccatgtcttttgcttgcgtgttgcatttcatcatgtcatcatgcgcatttgcatcatcatgttttcaaaacttgcatccgtctgggtctcctcgttctttccgttgtccgttctgagcccaataacacttgcacgcgcccgtgacacgtccgaaatattattttatgagtggccggaaaatgttctcggaatgggatgaaagttggcatgcggtgtttttatgttgtcagtaggccgcctgccaagtttcatcgcgttcggggtccgtttgacgccccaacggataactatagcggcaatataatCGGTCTATCGTCGGACATTTCCGGTCTCCGGATATGGTTGCCGGGCTGCATTTCCGTCTCTCACCTCTCAGCCCAACTCACTCTCCACGGCCCACCTAACCCAGCTAAACCCCTCCTCTCGAACAGAACCATCGGATTGCGATCGTCCTCCGAAACACTCCAAAATCCCCCCAACCCTAAACCTGCCTATTTAAACGACCTCCCCTTCCAAATCTAGCagcctagccttcccctacctctaGCCTCCCACCTCTGCCTCGTTTTCCGTGCATAGTAGCTCCGCCGCTGCCACttggcctcctcccgcgccgccacctcgccgtcgccactTGGCGAGCCCCCATTGGCCTGCGTCGCGGCAGCCACCGCTCCTAGCCATCCAAGGCGCGCCATGGCCTCCCTGCCCGACTCccaccgtcccgcgccgccaggcccgcgccaggcccgcccgggccccaaTCTGGGCTCCGAAGCCCACGCGCGCTACCGCCTCCCTCCTGCGCCTCACTGCTCCAGAGCGCCACCGCCGCCTTCGCCTCCCGCCGGCGACAACCTCCACCCCAAGCCAGATCCCCCGCGCCTCCACCTTCTTCCCTttatcctccctctctctcacctcgcTCTCTGATCCCCGCGTAGGTGCCTCACCCTGCCATGGATCCGATCTTGCCGCCAGCCCCGTTCCGCCTCGCCCCGCCTGGAACCGGTGGTTCTCGTCGCGGATCCGGGATCCCCATCGCTGGATCTACCCATTCCCGCGTCCCCGGCCTCCTCCGCGTCACCCTGCCGCCTCCTTCACGCCGGCGAGCACTgcaagccgccgccaccaccatggCTCTGCTCGAGTTCGAGCAGAGCAACCGCTCGACCCGCCCGCGTCGTGCGTGCGTGGGTCGCGGCTCGAGCCAGCCCAGCTTCTCCAGCGCCCCACTAGGGCCTCCTCTCCAAGGCCTCAAGGCCCAATGTGAGGCCACTCCCCAGCGCCTTTTTTCCTCTGGTGGGCTAGCGGATTTGGCCCATTACGTTTTTTTTTCAGTTATGGAGGTTTTTCCTATTTATCCAGAGATgttagttttacagaaaagaccctcgtgttcatacatttaatatctcacaaactatgcatcacatgtaaaaactttatatatgaaatatgactagaatttcatctagtttcacaatatccaactttcatgcatgtttgaaatgtttaaattgccgtttgtttaaatttgcccctatgccatgttaaaatgatttaattcataactaaataaccgtagctccaaatttaataaactttatatgtaaatggggtagaaaaatgcctagtttaacatgatgtccttgctttgcatgtttaacaactctaaaatttggttagggcagaatagtaccaaacctaaaaatatgcacatgaggagtttccggacttgttgtttgttgtcccggcctcatttaaacttgcctagattaggtagttttcttatgcttcacctcttgccatgtttaacaacatttaattttaTTGAGTACTTatacgggagagaactaaataattgttgtggtgttccgtcaatatgtagctcgttgcatattgagctccacttaatttgtaggattgtttgtgcattttgccatgccatgtttcatttaatcggacatgcatcatacttgtttgcgcatcatgccatgcttatgtgttggttgtttactatgttgcttgcttctttccgggttgcttccctcgttagctttggttccgtaccggagttgtgaggattcgttcgacttcatccgtttgtcttcttcatggactcgttcttcttccttgcgggatttcaggcaagatgaccataccctcgaaatcacttctatctttgcttgccagttgctcgctcttttgctatgccgcgatacctaccacttgctatatcatgcctctcatattgccatgtcaagcctctaacccacctttcctagcaaaccgttgtttggctatgttaccgcttttgctcaacccctcttatagcgttgctagttgcaggtgaagatggagtttgttccatgttggaacatggtttttGTTGGggtatcattattatatcttgtttactttaatgcacatatatacttggtaaagggtggaaggctcggccttatgcccggtgttttgttccactcttgccgccctagtttccgtcataccggtgttatgttccttgattttgcgttccttacgcggttgggtgttatgggtaccccttgacagtttgctttgaataaaactcctccagcaaggcccaaccttggttttacatttgcctcacctagccttttttcccttgggtttccggagcccgagggtcatatttattttaaccccccgggccagtacttctctaagtgttggtccaacctgagtgatgtccggcgcccctgggcaaccagggtctatgccaacccgacgtctggctcatctggtgtgccctgagaacgagatatgtgcagctcctatcaggatttgtcggcacattcgggcggctttgctggttttgttttaccattgtcgaaatgtcttgtaaccaggattccgagtctgatcgagtcttcctgggataaggaatatccttcgttgactgtgagagcttgtgatgggctaagttgggacacccctgtagggtttgaactttcgaaagccgtgcccgcggttatgggcagatgggaatttgttaatgtccggttgtagaaaacttgaaacttaacttaattaaaatgcatcaactgcatgtgtagccgtgatggtatctttccggcggagtccgagaagtgaacacggttcttgtgttatgcttgaacgtaagtagtttcaggatcacttcttgatcacttctagttcacgaccgtgctttgcttctcttctcgctctcatttgcgtaagttagccaccatatatgccagtgcttgctgcagctccacctcactaacttttcctacccataagcttaaatagtcttgatctcgcgggtgtgagattgctgagtcctcgtggctcacagatacttccaaacagttgcaggtgtcgatgataccagcgcagatgacgcaaccgagctcaagtgggagcccgatgaagatcgtgttcattgtgttgtttcgtttccagttgatcagtagtggagcccagtcaggacgatcggggatctagcatttggggttttcttctttattttggttctgtagtcggaccttgattgtactctggatgttgtatgatatattcatgtattgtgtgaagtggcgattgtaagcc is from Triticum aestivum cultivar Chinese Spring chromosome 3A, IWGSC CS RefSeq v2.1, whole genome shotgun sequence and encodes:
- the LOC123058748 gene encoding ammonium transporter 2 member 3-like; its protein translation is MAAPPLPSAYMPDLPAVPEWLNKGDNAWQLTAATFVGIQSMPGLVVLYGSIVKKKWAVNSAFMALYAYASTLIVWVLLAFRMAFGDRLLPFWGKAGPALTGDFLVARASFPATAHYGAGGALEVAPTQPYYPEATLVLFQFQLAAITLVLLAGALLGRMNIKAWMAFTPLWLLLSYTVCAFSLWGGGFLYHWGVIDYSGGYVIHVSSGVAGFTAAYWVGPRLKSDRERFAPNNILLMIAGGGLLWLGWAGFNGGAPYAPNIIASMAVLNTNVSAAASLLTWTCLDVIFFGKPSVIGAVQGMMTGLVCITAGAGLVHTWAAVLMGICAGSVPWFTMMVLHKRSALLQKVDDTLAVFHTHAVAGLLGGVLTGLLATPELTTLHTHVPGTRGAFYGGGVQQVGKQLAAALFVVVWNVVVTTGIILAVGLVIPLRMPDEQLRIGDDAAHGEEAYALWGDGERFDVSRRAAARATEVGDQSVDQRLAAMGARGITVQL